The Candidatus Aegiribacteria sp. genome has a segment encoding these proteins:
- a CDS encoding ABC transporter permease produces the protein MNLRRVRSLISGDLRLGLRSPVILWLLIMPFAITFLLQVVFITLFDPEPRICIEAPADSEIAIALEKAEGIRLSRAGSPEELVESIENNNADLGLIIENGFDEAVRNDLKPELTFFFSGGSLASNRIVAGLLVMDILREMEGRESPLEVILQTGDEDEAIPISRKLIPAVVLIVLLITGIFVPAFMIVDEKEHGTMKALLVTPVKMSDILFSKAVLGFTMTIIMCFITLALNGALSGQPLALLATIVAGTVVCNAIGLIYGTLAGDAKTLYTLVKSLNILLAGPILFYLFTGLPQWIAKIFPTYWFIDPLYRITLEGADFSDVYFKLSIALVTGILLGILVVPLSRRMQKKLAE, from the coding sequence ATGAACTTACGTCGCGTAAGGAGTCTTATTTCAGGCGATCTCAGGCTTGGACTACGATCTCCGGTTATTCTATGGCTTCTGATAATGCCCTTTGCAATCACTTTCCTGCTGCAGGTTGTCTTTATCACCCTGTTCGATCCGGAACCACGTATATGCATCGAAGCCCCGGCGGATTCCGAAATTGCGATAGCTCTTGAAAAAGCGGAAGGTATCAGACTGTCCCGAGCTGGGAGCCCGGAAGAGCTGGTGGAGTCCATAGAAAACAACAACGCTGATCTTGGCCTGATTATTGAGAATGGTTTTGATGAGGCGGTAAGGAATGATCTGAAACCTGAACTGACTTTCTTTTTCTCGGGTGGAAGCCTGGCTTCGAACCGTATTGTCGCCGGCCTGCTGGTGATGGACATACTTCGTGAAATGGAAGGCCGGGAGAGTCCTCTGGAAGTTATTCTTCAGACGGGAGATGAAGATGAAGCGATACCAATCTCTCGCAAATTGATACCTGCAGTAGTCCTTATCGTTCTGTTAATCACGGGTATCTTCGTTCCAGCATTCATGATCGTTGACGAAAAAGAGCATGGCACCATGAAAGCCCTTCTGGTCACTCCTGTAAAAATGTCAGATATTCTATTTTCCAAAGCCGTACTTGGTTTTACAATGACAATAATTATGTGCTTCATCACCCTGGCTCTGAATGGAGCCCTTTCCGGTCAGCCACTGGCTCTGCTCGCCACAATTGTCGCCGGAACTGTAGTCTGTAACGCCATCGGGCTTATTTATGGCACGCTGGCTGGTGATGCGAAGACCTTATATACACTTGTAAAAAGCCTCAACATACTTCTTGCGGGGCCAATTCTGTTTTATCTTTTCACAGGTTTGCCGCAATGGATAGCGAAGATATTCCCGACTTACTGGTTCATCGACCCACTTTACAGAATAACGCTTGAGGGGGCTGATTTCTCAGATGTATATTTCAAACTTTCGATTGCCCTTGTAACAGGTATCCTGCTTGGTATACTTGTTGTCCCATTAAGCAGAAGAATGCAGAAAAAACTGGCTGAATAG
- a CDS encoding ABC transporter permease, with amino-acid sequence MTSTSSRLAIVTAIIFKDLREFCRDRLWMILTPISLVFMIVLFLVLPDTVNETISLGVFPSYLAESFSLLLDTEAGEFQGLEIIGFVNEDQLADSVHGESGTIAMGIALPADFTESLLSGSGGSVSVYVSESVPMEIRQALTSGVREIAYAAQAVFTGENPLSALPVTLPDLQSRILGEDMAGRQVPLRDRMRPILVIMILLIEALALAGLVSVEIEHRTATALLVTPARMGDFLAAKCLTGVILAVSQAFLFLLFTGGFVFDWLIASVLIFLGAGMASAVGMLSGTSGRDFMSTLFYGMIFVIPLTIPALFTMFPGKPSLIIRLLPSYGLVEAMSGVLGEGKSWSFATPHIMTTFIWDIVFLGSAFFVLRRRVESL; translated from the coding sequence GTGACGAGCACATCATCAAGGCTGGCAATCGTAACGGCAATAATATTCAAGGATCTCAGGGAGTTTTGCCGAGACCGTCTCTGGATGATTCTAACACCGATTTCACTTGTTTTCATGATCGTTCTATTCCTTGTTCTCCCGGATACAGTGAACGAGACGATATCATTGGGGGTATTTCCCTCATATCTTGCCGAATCCTTTTCCTTGCTGCTTGACACTGAAGCAGGAGAATTCCAGGGACTTGAGATAATAGGCTTCGTTAACGAAGATCAGCTTGCTGATTCGGTTCATGGCGAGTCAGGAACAATAGCAATGGGTATTGCTCTACCTGCGGATTTCACTGAATCTCTTCTGTCAGGTTCCGGAGGAAGCGTTTCAGTATACGTATCTGAATCGGTTCCTATGGAAATACGACAGGCTCTTACAAGCGGCGTCCGGGAAATCGCATATGCCGCTCAGGCAGTGTTTACCGGAGAGAATCCTTTAAGTGCGCTGCCGGTAACCCTTCCCGACCTGCAGTCGAGGATTCTCGGTGAGGACATGGCAGGCAGACAGGTTCCCCTCCGCGACAGAATGAGACCGATACTGGTCATAATGATACTTCTTATTGAAGCCCTCGCGCTGGCAGGTCTCGTTTCAGTTGAAATTGAACATAGAACTGCGACCGCCTTGCTGGTAACTCCTGCAAGGATGGGTGATTTTCTGGCGGCCAAATGTCTTACCGGAGTGATTCTCGCAGTGAGTCAGGCATTTCTCTTTCTTCTGTTCACAGGAGGGTTCGTATTCGACTGGCTGATTGCATCGGTTCTGATTTTTCTCGGAGCTGGCATGGCTTCTGCAGTGGGCATGCTGTCTGGAACCAGCGGCAGGGATTTCATGAGTACGCTTTTCTACGGAATGATATTTGTAATTCCCCTTACGATTCCCGCTCTATTTACAATGTTTCCGGGTAAGCCATCACTTATAATAAGACTGCTTCCATCTTACGGTCTTGTAGAGGCTATGTCAGGTGTACTTGGAGAAGGCAAAAGCTGGAGTTTCGCGACACCACACATTATGACAACCTTTATATGGGATATTGTCTTTCTAGGCTCCGCCTTCTTTGTACTCAGGCGAAGGGTGGAATCACTATGA
- a CDS encoding ABC transporter ATP-binding protein, whose protein sequence is MMNPAIIVENLSFSYGQLKAVQNISFHLNPGEILGFLGPNGAGKSTTIKMLTGQLTPDTGSIRILGVEMSLDDPYLQARIGVCFEEKNLYMNMTGRENLKFWSRLFGLKDFNADALLRSVDLAHRADERVSTYSKGMRQRLMMARAVLNGPDALFLDEPTDGLDPVSSRTIRNIIREQANRGAAVLLTTHDMWEADDLSDRVAFMNEGKLYVVDTPDSLKMKYGRRAVKVRLGRDDQVSEETIELGTPDAGDRIRELVNSDNLMTIHTEEATLEDIFIEITGRGLDV, encoded by the coding sequence ATCATGAATCCCGCAATAATCGTTGAAAATCTCAGTTTTTCCTACGGTCAGCTTAAAGCCGTCCAGAATATCAGTTTTCATCTGAATCCAGGTGAAATCCTGGGTTTTCTGGGCCCTAACGGAGCAGGAAAATCCACGACTATTAAAATGCTAACCGGTCAACTTACTCCGGATACAGGCTCAATTCGAATACTGGGCGTCGAAATGTCCCTGGATGATCCTTACCTGCAGGCCAGGATAGGAGTCTGCTTTGAGGAGAAGAACCTTTACATGAACATGACGGGAAGGGAAAATCTCAAGTTCTGGTCCAGGCTCTTCGGTCTAAAGGATTTCAACGCGGATGCCCTTCTCCGCAGCGTGGATCTTGCTCACAGAGCTGACGAAAGAGTAAGTACTTACTCCAAGGGCATGCGCCAGAGACTGATGATGGCCAGGGCTGTTTTAAACGGTCCGGATGCGCTGTTTCTGGATGAACCCACTGACGGACTTGATCCGGTTTCAAGCCGAACCATTCGCAATATTATCAGGGAACAGGCGAATCGGGGAGCGGCCGTTCTTCTCACAACACACGACATGTGGGAGGCTGATGACCTCTCAGACAGAGTAGCTTTCATGAACGAGGGAAAACTCTACGTAGTGGATACTCCCGACAGTCTGAAAATGAAATATGGAAGAAGAGCAGTGAAAGTCCGCCTAGGCCGAGACGATCAGGTGAGTGAGGAAACAATCGAGCTCGGAACTCCCGATGCAGGCGATAGAATCAGGGAACTGGTTAATTCCGATAACCTCATGACCATACATACTGAAGAGGCTACTCTGGAGGATATTTTCATAGAGATCACAGGCAGGGGATTGGACGTGTGA